One Streptomyces fagopyri DNA window includes the following coding sequences:
- a CDS encoding molybdopterin-dependent oxidoreductase — protein MSQDEDRVGRPVGRRVVLGVLALGAVAVPAAARLQNTTEALLAEAASKDPTGLVGLLPGGGGFQFYSVADSIPHRSPDEYRLTIQGLVDRPATYTLDELKAMPRTRLVRDVQCVTGWRVPQTPFAGVRLADLLKSAGVQPGAKAVLFDCFDAVYSESLTLEQAQRPDMLVAYEMQDKPVAAAHGGPVRLYAAPLYFYKSAKWLSGITVTDSVTPGYWERRGYDIDGWVGKTNGRDDDPTS, from the coding sequence TTGAGCCAGGACGAGGACCGCGTGGGGCGACCCGTCGGACGACGGGTCGTCCTCGGCGTACTCGCGCTCGGCGCCGTCGCGGTCCCCGCCGCCGCGCGCCTGCAGAACACGACGGAGGCTTTGCTGGCCGAAGCCGCCAGCAAGGACCCCACAGGGCTGGTCGGACTGCTGCCGGGCGGTGGCGGCTTCCAGTTCTACTCCGTTGCCGACAGCATCCCGCACCGCTCGCCCGACGAGTACCGGCTCACCATCCAGGGCCTCGTCGACCGCCCGGCCACGTACACACTCGACGAACTCAAAGCCATGCCCCGCACCCGTCTCGTCCGGGACGTCCAGTGCGTCACCGGCTGGCGGGTGCCGCAGACCCCCTTCGCGGGCGTCCGGCTCGCGGATCTGCTGAAGAGCGCCGGAGTGCAGCCGGGCGCCAAAGCGGTGCTCTTCGATTGCTTCGACGCCGTCTACAGCGAGAGCCTGACCCTGGAGCAGGCCCAACGACCCGACATGCTCGTCGCCTACGAGATGCAGGACAAGCCGGTCGCCGCCGCACACGGCGGTCCGGTGAGGCTGTATGCCGCACCGCTGTACTTCTACAAGTCGGCGAAGTGGCTCTCCGGGATCACCGTCACGGACAGCGTCACGCCCGGCTACTGGGAACGGCGCGGCTACGACATCGACGGATGGGTCGGCAAGACGAACGGACGCGACGATGACCCGACCTCCTGA